The following are from one region of the Sandaracinus amylolyticus genome:
- a CDS encoding pilus assembly FimT family protein, whose product MRPSTTRRRTPTRSRAGFTLLELMVIVVLILITAALAAPGLMRSMAVNRAQRATHDAARLARQARSDSISYGRAYLMIHSAGTSSRGRLELWRGLTDTCRSNDWSTIVVANGCTASPRAVDCVDAVDFSDYSTAGHTVQITTSGTTTHVCFEPDDEIWVSTGGGTFSRPAQALRFPINRLEGSTALEQRGLFVPISGAPRVF is encoded by the coding sequence GTGCGTCCGTCCACGACCCGCCGAAGGACCCCCACCCGCTCGCGCGCCGGGTTCACCCTGCTCGAGCTGATGGTGATCGTGGTCCTCATCCTGATCACGGCGGCGCTCGCGGCGCCCGGACTGATGCGCTCGATGGCGGTCAATCGCGCCCAGCGCGCGACCCACGACGCGGCCCGGCTCGCGCGACAGGCACGCTCCGACTCCATCTCCTACGGCCGCGCGTATCTGATGATCCACTCCGCGGGCACCAGCTCGCGCGGTCGCCTCGAGCTCTGGCGCGGCCTCACCGACACCTGCCGCAGCAACGACTGGAGCACGATCGTCGTGGCCAACGGATGCACCGCGAGCCCGCGCGCGGTGGACTGCGTCGACGCCGTCGACTTCTCCGACTACTCGACCGCCGGACACACCGTGCAGATCACGACGTCGGGCACGACGACGCACGTGTGCTTCGAGCCCGACGACGAGATCTGGGTCTCGACCGGCGGCGGCACGTTCTCGCGCCCAGCGCAGGCGCTGCGCTTCCCGATCAACCGTCTCGAAGGCTCGACCGCGCTCGAGCAGCGCGGCCTCTTCGTCCCGATCTCGGGCGCTCCGAGGGTGTTCTGA